The window ATCGAGGGGCAGACCCGCGGCATCCACCGCATGATCGACGAGGATCAGTACTGCATCGACATCCTCACCCAGGTGTCCGCGGTGACCTCCGCGCTGGAGAACGTCGCCCTCGCCCTGCTGCAGGACCACATCGCCCACTGCGTCACCGGGGCCGCCAAGGCCGACGGTGAGGCCGCGGAGGCGAAGATCGCCGAGGCCATGAAGGCCATCCAGAAGATGGTGAAGTCCTAGGAGTCCGCTTCCTCAGATTCCTCCGCTTCCTCGGCCAGCAGCGCCCGCAGCCGCTCCAGGGTGGAGCGGTAGCGGGGCACGGTGGCGTCGAGAAGATCCTCCACCATGGACCGCAGCGCCTGCGGCACCTGGGCGGACCCCTCCGCGTAGAGGTGGACCTCGGTGACGGATTCCTCGATGAGGGTGGTGATCTCCTGCGGGAGATGGACGATCCGGACCGGCCGGCCCACGATGTCGCCGCCGTCCTCCGCGATGTAGGGGCTCGGCTCAATGCAGGTGACCAGGTAACGCAGCACGCGGTGCAGCTCCTGGACCGACTGGACGGCGGTGGTCGGGTCGTTGGTGCCGGGGGACAGTGCGCGGTCGGCGATGTCGACGAGCTGCCGCAGCCCGAAACCGACGTCCTGCGTGAGCGTTCGTTCCATGCGCACCCCCACCGCCGCGTTGAGGTGCTTCCGGTCCTCCTCCGTGAGCTCACCGTCCCACCAGACGCGCATGACGCACTGCCCCTCGACGATGTGCTCGCCGACGCGGCGGTCCACCGTGATGACCGCGTCATTCTCCGTCGCCCAGTTCAGCAGGCGCCGGTAGTCGAACCACACGATGGAGCCGGTCTCCGTGGTCGCCACCGGCTGACGGGCGTCGCCCGGACGCGGTGACCACGTCGGCCCCTGTTCCAGCGACGCATCCCCCTCCTGCACGAGGTACATCTTCTTCGCCAGGGCGAGGGTCTCCTGGCCGATGGCGCTCACCGCGTTGGCCACCTTCATCGAGGAGAGGATGTGCCGGATGAACGCCAGGAAGAAACCCAGGCAGGTCAGCACCATGACGAAGGCCACGGTCACGGACAGACGCGGCACGAAACCGTCGTCCCCCTCGCGGCTGTTCCACACGTAGCGGGTGACGGTGAGGGCGAACACGAAGGTGGACAGCCAGATCGCCAGCGTCCCCTGGACGGTGCGGCTGCGCAGGAAACCGTCCATCATGCGGGGGCTGAAGGAGCTGTTGACCAGCTGCAGCACGACCAGCGTGATGGAGAAGACCAGACCCGTCACCGAGATCGTCGCCGAGGCGATGACGCCGAGCACCTCGCGGGCCGCGTCGGGGCCGCCCTCGAAGGCGAAACGGAGAGGGTCGCCGGCGTCCCTGGCCTCATAGGAGGGCAGGAGCACACCGAGGACGACCGCCGCGATGACGCTCACCGCGGGGATCATCCAGAACGGTGTCCACAGGCGCTGCCACCACGTCTCGCGTGGCACGTCGGGGACCGCCCCGCGGACGCGGACGGTCGCATTCCCGGTCGACTTCTCGCTCACAGTCTGCTCAGTCACACCTCCAGTATCCCTACCGCAGGCCGGTGAGGCGGGAGACCAGCCCCCGATTCGCGGCCACCCACCGGTAGCTCCCGGACCACAGTCGGTCCAGGCCCCGCAGCAGCAGGATCCGGCCGGCCGCGCGCACCCACCACGCTCCCCCGCCGGCCACCAGGGCGGACCCGATGGCGCGGTGGCCGAGTTCGTCGCCGCCTGCGGAGCGGAACACGGCGTGGTGGCGGAGGGGGAGCGGGGCGACGTCGACAAGCGGGGCGAGACCCACCAGACGTTGCGCCGCAGCGCGGCAGAAACCACAGTCCCTGTCGTAGTAGAAGGTCATGCCCGTCAAAACTACTCTGGGACGCATGGACACCCTTGCCGTGGAAGCAGTCGGCCTGACCAAGAGCTTCGGCTCCGTGCGGGCGCTGGACGAGCTCGACCTGAGTGTGCGGACGGGGGAGGTGCACGGTTTCCTCGGACCCAACGGCTCGGGTAAATCGACGGCGATCCGCGTCCTGCTGGGGGTGCTGCGACATGATTCCGGCCGGGTCCGCGTCCTCGGCGCCGACCCCTGGCGCGACGCCGTCGACCTCCACCACCGCCTGGCCTACGTCCCCGGCGACGTCGAGCTGTGGCCGAACCTGACCGGCGGTGAGGCGATCGACCTGTTCGGCCGGTTGCGGGGGCGCGTCAACCAGCGGCGCCGTGACGACCTCATCGACCGTTTCGACCTCGACCCCCGCCGCAAAGGACGCACCTACTCCAAGGGCAACCGACAGAAGGTGGCGCTCATCGCGGCACTGTCCGCCGACGTCGACCTCCTGCTTCTCGACGAACCCACGTCCGGACTCGACCCCCTCATGGAGGCGGTGTTCCAGGAGCTCATCCGCGAGGCCTGCGCCCGCGGCACGACGGTGCTGCTCTCCAGCCACATCCTCTCGCAGGTGGAGGCGCTGGCGGACCGGATCTCCATCATCCGGAAGGGGCGCGTCGTGGAGACCGGCACGCTGCTGGACATGCGGCACCTCTCCCGCACCGTGGTCACCGTCCTCACCGACCGTCCGACGGAGAAGCTGGTCCGGCACGAGGGCATCCACAACGCCCACCGGGAGGGTGAGCAGGTGCGTTTCGACGTCGATGCCGCCCACCTGCCCGCCGTCATGCAGGAACTGGCCACGCTGGGGGTGCGCGCACTCACCGCGACGCCGCCCTCACTGGAACGTCTCCTGCTGCGCCACTACGGCGACACCCCGGACGGGGTGGACCAGCCGTGAGCACCCTGACCGGTACCGGCACCCTGCTGCGGTTCATGCTCCGACGTGACCGGCTGCGCCTGCCGCTGTGGGTGCTGGGCATGGGCCTGATGGCCCTGTACATCTCCACCGCCCTGGGCACCGTCCTCGACGAGGAGTCGCTCCCTGGCATGGCGCAGATGGCCGCCACCCCGGTGATGGCCCTCATCGGCGGTCCCGGCTACGGCTTCGACGCCATCACCATCCCCCGCTTCTTCGCCGGCCTCTACGGCGCGTACCTCATGCTGGGCGCGGCCCTGATGTCGATGACCACCCTCTCCCGGCACACCCGCGTCGAGGAGCAGTCCGGACGCGGCGAACTGGTGCTCGCCGACGTCGTCGGCCGCCACGCCCAGCTCACCGCCGCCCTCCTCCTCGCGGTGCTGATGAACGTCCTGGTCGCCGTGACGATGACCGGCATCATCCTCGTCGCCCCTCTCGAACCCGCGCCCGGTGTCGGCTCGACCGCGCTGTTCACGGCGTCCATCGCGGCGGTGGGCGTCGCCTTCGCCGGCGTCGCCGCCACCACGGCGCAGCTCTCGCCCTACTCCCGCACCTGCACGGCCCTCGCGGGCGTCGTGCTGGCGGTGGCCTTCCTGGTGCGTGGCATCGGCGACATGTCCCGCAGCCAGGGCGGTGACCTCGCCTGGCTGTCCTGGCTCTCGCCCCTCGGCTGGGCCCAGCAGACCGCCCCCTACACCCTCGACCGCTGGTGGCCCCTGGTATTCCCGCTGCTCTTCGCCGCCGTCGGCGCCGGGCTGGGGTACCTGCTGCGTTCCCGGCGCGACTTCGGGGCCGGCGTCCTGGCGGACCGCCTGGGCCGGGAGCGCGCCCCCTCCTGGCTGGGCACTCCCCTGGCGCTGGCGTACCGGCTCCAGCGCGGTGCCCTCCTCGGCTGGTCCGTGGCCATCTTCCTCACCGGGCTGCTCCTCGGGGCATTCACGGACTCCATGGCGGACGTCGCCGACTCCCTGCCCCCGGAGATGCTCGCGGTCATGGGCGGTGACGGTGCCGCGGACGCCTTCGTCAACGGCTACCTCGGTTTCATGTCCGTCTACTTCGGCGTCATGTTCGCGGTGTTCGCGGTCCTCGCCGTGCAGTCGCTGCGCTCCCAGGAGACCGAGGGCCACACCGAGGCCGTGCTGGCCACCGCCGTAGGCCGGGCGCAGTGGGTGCTGTCCTGGGTGACGGTCACCGCACTGGGGGCGGTGTGGCTGGCGGTGCTCGCCGGCCTCGGCGAGGGGCTGGGGGCCGTCCTGGTCACCGGCGACGGGTCACTGTTCGCCCCGACGCTGCTGGGCCACGCCGTGCAGTTCTCCACGGTGTGGTTCTTCCTCGGCCTGGCGGTGGCCCTGTACGGCCTGGCACCCCGCCTCATCGGCCTGGTGTGGGTGCTCTACGTCGTGGGTACGGTCCTCATCTTCTTCGGCCCGATGCTGGATCTGAGCCAGGCCTGGCTCAACCTCTCCCCCTTCCAGCACACGGGCCAGCATCCGGCGACGGACGTGCAGTGGCTCGGTGTCACCGTGCTCTCGCTCGGGGGCGTGGCCCTGGCGCTGCTCGGCGCCGTTGCTTTCCGACGCCGCGATCTCAGCGCCTGAGCCACTGCCACCGCGTGTGGACGTGACGAGAGGGCCTCCCACTGGTGGGAGGCCCTCTCGGTGATGGTGGGCCCCGCGGGGCTCGAACCCGCGACCTGCGGATTAAAAGTCCGTAGCTCTACCAACTGAGCTAGAGGCCCGTGGCTCAGATAGTAGTCGCCGGGGTGTCGACAGCGAAAACTGCCCGGCACGGGCACAGGAACGGCCACCGGGAACGGGTGACGTTTCCTTTTCCGGGTTCCTTTTTGTCCGGCCAGCGTCGCCCCCCGATGCCCCTCGGCGCCGATGTCCGACCGCCCGCCGACGGCCCGACGACACGATGTGGCCAGACCACCCCCGCTACCCCCGCCCCTTCCGGACACAAATGAAACGCCTGGTCACAAGGGTGAAATCAGGCGACCGGGGTGCCCATCCATCCTTTTATCTACCCCCTTAAAAGGGTATGCCACATAGGAGACGGGTCACATCATGGAACCATTCAGGGTGACCTGACCGACTGTTTGGGTAACCTCCCCCGTTCTCATCGGGCCATGCCACAGTCACGGGCCGCCACAAGCCGACCGGATCGTCGCATGGACCGGAAAGGTATCCGCTGTGGAACTAGATCTCGTAGATGTCTCCCGGTGGCAATTCGGTATCACCACCGTCTACCACTTCATTTTCGTCCCACTGACCATCGGCCTCGCACCCCTGGTGGCCGCCATGCAGACCGCCTGGCACGTCACGGGCAAGGACCACTGGTACCGGGCGACCCGGTTCTTCGGGGTCCTGTTCCTGATCAACTTCGCCATGGGCGTGGTCACCGGCATCGTGCAGGAGTTCCAGTTCGGCATGAACTGGAGTGAGTACTCACGCTTCGTCGGCGACGTCTTCGGCGCCCCACTGGCGTTGGAGGGTCTGGCCGCCTTCTTCATCGAGTCGATCTTCCTCGGCGTGTGGATCTTCGGCTGGGGCCGCGTGCCGAAGATCCTGCACCTGCTCTCCATCTGGATGGTGGCCGTCGCCGTCAACGTGTCGGCCTACTTCATCATCGTGGCCAACTCCTTCATGCAGCGCCCGACCGGCGCGGCCTACAACCCGGAGACCGGCCGCGCGGAGCTCATCAACATCGGCGAGCTGCTCACCAACCCGATCGCCCTCACCGCGTTCCCGCACGCCGTGACCGGCGCCTTCCTGGTGTCGGGCACCTTCATCGCCGGCATCAGCGCCTTCTGGATGGTGCGCTCCCGCCTCCATGCAGCCGAGCTGTCCGCTTCAGGAGAAGACGACGCCGCCACCCTGTGGCGTCCCCTTCTGCGGATGGGTCTCTGGGTGATCATCATCGCCGCGATTGGCCTGTCGATCACAGGGGACCTGCAGGCGAAGCTCATGTTCGAGTACCAACCGATGAAGATGGCCTCCGCCGAGGCGCTGTGCCACACGGAGGAGGACCCGTGGTTCTCCATCCTGGCGATCTCCACCTTCAACGACTGTGACTCGGTCATCGAGATCTTCTCCGTGCCGTGGGTGCTGCCCTTCCTCGCGGCCGGCTCCTTCACCGGCGTCACCCTGCAGGGCGTCACGGATCTGCAGGCCCACTACGAGACCATCTACGGCCCAGGCAACTACACCCCGAATCTGTTCGTCACCTACTGGTCCTTCCGTCTGATGATCGGCCTGATGGCGGTCTCACTCATTCTTGTGGTCGTCGGTTTCTGGCTCACACGCAAGGGCCGCGTCAGCACGAACAAGTGGTTCGCGTGGGGTGCCCTGGCGGCGATCCCCTTCCCGTTCCTGTCGAACTCCTTCGGCTGGATCTTCACCGAGATGGGCCGTCAGCCGTGGATCGTGCACCCGAACGTCAGCTTCGGTCCCGACGCCCCGAACATGGAGAACGAGATCCACATGATCGTCGATTTCGGCGTTTCCAACCACTCCATCGCGACGGTGTGGACCTCGCTCATCTCCTTCACCCTCCTCTACGGTGCCCTGGCCGTCGTGTGGTTCTGGCTTATGCGCCGTCACACCCTGGTCGGGCCGCTCCCGGTCGGCGCGTCCGAGAACATCGCGGCCGACACCTACGGCCCGAAGGAGCAGGAGCTCGAGCCCCTGAGTTTCAGCACCCGCGGCGCCAACGACACAGCCACCGCCACCGGCACCACCGAGAAGGAGAAGTAGTCATGGATCTGCAGACCCTGTGGTTCATCCTCATCGCCGTCCTCTTCCTCGGGTACTTCGCCCTCGAGGGTTTCGACTTCGGCGTCGGCATGCTCCTGCCCTTCCTCGGCCGCGGGGAGGACAAGGAGGAACGCGCGCGGCGTCGTGACGCGGCGGTCCAGAGCATCGGCCCTGTGTGGGACGGCAACGAGGTGTGGCTCATCACCGCCGGTGGTGCGCTGTTCGCCGCGTTCCCGGAGTGGTACGCGACGATGTTCTCCGGTTTCTACCTGCCACTGCTGCTCATCCTGCTGGCCCTCATCATCCGTGGTGTGTCGCTGGAGTGGCGCACGAAGGTGGACACGCCGCAGTGGCGCCGTTACTCCGACATCGGCATCGGCATCGGTTCCTGGGTGCCGGCGATCCTGTGGGGCGTGGCGTTCGCGAACCTCGTGCGCGGTGTGCCGGTCGACGCGGCCCGGCAGATCCCCTCGGGTCTCGACGGCCTCGTCCAGCTCCTCAACCCCCTCGGCCTGCTCGGCGGCCTGGCGTTCGTGGGGGTCTTCGCCCTGCACGCCGCCACGTTCCTGGGGCTGAAGACCGCGGGTCCCCTGCGTGCCGACGCCCACCGCCTCGGCCGTCTCCTCACCGCCCCGGTGATCCTCCTGGTCGGCGGCTTCGCCCTGTGGCTGCAGCTGTCCCACGGCCGCCCGGAGACCTGGATCGCGGTGGCCGTGACGCTGGCCTGCCTGCTGCTCACCGTGGTTCTGCTGCTGCGTGGCCGGGACGGCCTGGCGTTCACCGCCACCTTCGTCGCCGTGCTGGGCCTCGGCGCGCTCATCTTCGGCGCGATGTTCCCGTACCTCATGCCGACCACGCTGGCCGACGGCGTCAGCCTCGACATCTGGAACTCCTCCAGCTCCGACTACACGCTGAAGATCATGTCCTGGGCGGCACTCTTCCTGGTGCCGGTCGTGCTCATCGCCCAGGGCTGGACCTACTGGTCCTTCCGTCAGCGCATCCGCGCCTGATGGCCACCGGGAGTGCCCGCCGCGCCCCGGTCGACCCGCGCCTGCTGCGGCTGGCGCCCCCGGTCCGGCGGCTGATCCTCCGGGCGGGTGCGGCCCAGGCCCTGACGACGGTGCTCGTCCTGGCCCGGGGCGTGCTGCTCGGGTGGGGTGCGGCCGAGCTCATCGTGGAGCGGGCCCTGCCGGGCTGGGTGCTGCCCGCGCTGCTGGCGGTCGTCCTCGCCCACGGCGGGGTCGCCTGGGTGGCGCAGCGCTGGTCCGCGGAGGGGGTCGGCGCGACCGTCGACACGCTGCGGTCCGCGGCGCTGCAGGCGCTGCGTCACCGTGACCCCCGCGCGGTGCAGGAGCAGTCCGGGCACTGGCGCACGGTGCTCACCTCGGGTCTGGATGACTTCCGCCCCTACCTCAGCGAGTTCCTGCCCGCCCTGGTCGCGGTCGTGCTGGCCACGCCGGCCGCACTGGCGGTGGTGTTCTGGGCGGACCCCGTCTCGGGGTTCCTGGCGCTGGTGACGCTGCCGCTCATCCCGGTGTTCATGATCCTCATCGGCACCCTCACCCGCGCGCACACCGAACGCCGCCTGCGCATCACCGCCGCCCTCGGCGGACAACTGGCGGACCTGCTCTCCGGGGCGCTCACGCTCCGCGCGCTGGGCAACACGGCGGGCCCGGCGCGGGAGGTGGAGGCGGCGGGGCGTCGGCACGCGAACGCCACGATGTCCGTGCTCAAGCTGGCGTTCCTGTCGTCCTTCGCCCTGGAGTTCATCGCGACGCTGTCCGTCGCGCTCGTCGCGGTCGGCATCGGACTGCGGCTTCTCGACGGCGGCCTCACCCTCGCCGCCGGCCTCATCGCACTCATCATCATCCCGGAAGTCTACAACCCGGTCCGGCAGGTCGGCACGAGCTTCCACGCCGCGGTCGACGGTCTCGCGGCCGTCGAGGAGGTCCTCGAACTCGTCGACGCCCCCTCCCCCACCCCCTTCCTCCCGGAGCGGGTGCCGGGGGTCGGCCTCCGCATCGAGGACCTCTCGGTGCGCGGCCGCGACGGCGTGACACCGCACGGACTCTCCTTCGACGCCGCGCCGGGCGAGGTCACCGTCCTCCACGGCCCCAACGGCTCGGGCAAGTCGACGGTCTTCCTCGCCGCCCTGGGTGTCCTGCCCGCCGGGCTGGTCGAGGGCCGGATCGAGGCCCCCGCCTCGGAGCTGATCTCCTTCCTCCCGGCGCGCCCGGTCCTCGTGCCCGGCACGGTGGCCACCAACCTCGCCCTGCTGGGTGCCCCGCCGACGGACACCGGAGTCGACATCGGGGTGCCCCTCGACCGGGAGATCGGCGCCCACGGGGCGGGCGTCTCCGCCGGTCAGGGGCAGCGCCTGGCGGTGTCACGCACCCTGGCGCGCGGTTCCGGTGAGCCGCACCTGCTGCTTCTCGACGAACCCACCGCCCACCTCAACGCCGAGCTCGTCATCGAGCTCGGGAGGCTGCTGCGCGACCGGGCGGCCGCCGGCGACACCGTCGTCGTCGCGTCGCACGACCCCCGCATCCTCGACATCGCCGATCAGGTGGTGACGCTGTGACTCTTCCGACCCGGCCGACCATGCCGACCATGCTCCACCTCGCCGGCGTCCGCCGCCGCGACCTCGTCCTCTCGATCCTCGCCGGGGCGGTCACGCTGCTCTCGGCGCTGAGCCTGACGGTGCTCTCGGGCTGGCTCATCACCCGCGCCTGGGAGATGCCGCCGGTGCTCGACCTGTCGGTGGCCATCACCGCGGTCCGCGCACTGGGCATCTCGCGGGCGGTGTTCCGCTACCTCGACCGGCTGGTGTCCCACCGGCTGGCACTCGACGCCCTGGCCACCCTGCGGTCGCGGCTGTTCTCCTCGCTCGTGCGGGACGGCCACACCCGCACCCGCGGCGACGGTCTTGTCGCCCTGGTCGCGGACGCCGAACGCATCACCGACCTCATCGTCCGCTCCCTCGTCCCGCGCGGCGTGGCCGTGGTGCTCTCCGTCGCGGCGGTGCTCGCCGCCGGTTGGCTGCACCCGCTCGCCGGGCTGACCCTGGCCGTGGCCTACCTGGTCACCGGCCTGCTCATCCCCCGCCTGGCGGTCCGCGCCGCCCGCACGGCGCGCCGCAGCGAGGCCGACGACGAGTGGGCCGTGGAGCTCGACCGGGTCCTCGACCACCGCGTCGAGTTCGAGGCCGCCGGCCTCGGCGAGGCCCGTACCGCGCAGGCCGCGGACGCCTCCACCCGCAGCAGCCGCGCGCGGGTGGCCGCCGAGAGGCCGCTGGCCCCGGCCGCCGCCGCCGAGGCGTGGACCACGGGTGTCACCGTGGTGGTGCTGCTGGCCATCGGTGCCCTCAGCTACACCGGCGACCCCACGTGGCTGGGCATGCTCATCATGCTGCCGCTGGCCGCCTTCGAGGCGCACGGGCCGCTGGCCGCCGCCGCCATCCACGCCGATGAGGCGGCCGCGGCGGAACGCCGCCTGTCCGCCCTGCTCTCGCCGCACGCACCGGAGACGACGGAGACAACGGCGGCGGTGGACGGGGGGACGTCGGCAAGCGGGGAGCCGGAGGCCCTGCACGCCGCTGACCTGCGCTGCGCGTGGGGCGACCGCACGTGGAACCTCGACCTCGCGCCCGGCGCGCGGCAGGTCATCCGGGGGCCGAGCGGCTGCGGCAAGACGACGCTGCTGCTCACCCTCGCCGGGTTGCTGGAGCCGGCCGCGGGGGTGGTGACGCTGGGCGGTTCGCCGGATCCGGAGCTGCGCCGCCGGATGGTGCGGGTGCACACCGAGGACGAGTGGATCTTCGCCACCACCGTGCGGGAGAACCTGCGCGTGGCCAACCCGGACGTCACCGAGGAGGTCATGTGGGAGGCGCTCGAAGCCGTCGGTCTGCGCCCCTGGCTGGAGGCGGCGGGCGGCCTGGATCTCGAGCTCGCCGACGGCGCGGGGTCGCTGTCCTCCGGGCAGCGGCGTCGTCTGCTGCTGGCCCGGGCGCTGTGTTCGGAGACTCCGGTGCTGCTTCTCGACGAACCCACCGCCCACATCACCGCCGCCGACGCCGGCCCGCTGCTGGAGATGCTCACCGGGGGTCCTCTGCCGGGTCAGCGGGCGGAGCGGACCGTCGTCGTGGTCACCCACGAGGATTGATAGGTACGTCACTCTTTTCCAAATCCATTGACAGCTGCAGCCAATATTGCTACCATTGAGGTATACCCCATAGGGTATCGATAAATCCCATTTCCCCCACCCCGAGAAGGAGCGATCTCATGACCGAGACCACCACCGACACCCAGCAGACCTACCACATGCCCCGCATCGGAGACGCAGCTCCGGAGTTCACCGCCGAGTCCACCCAGGGCCCGGTCAACTTCCCCTCCGACTACAAGGGCAAGTGGGTCATCCTCTTCTCCCACCCCGCCGACTTCACCCCGGTGTGCACCTCCGAGTTCATGACCTTCGCGGTCATGGAGGACGAGTTCCGCAAGTACAACACCGAGCTGGTCGGCGTCTCCGTGGACGGCCTGTACAGCCACATCGCCTGGCTGCGCACCATCCGCGAGAAGATGGAGTTCCGCGGCTGGAAGAACGTGGACGTCAAGTTCCCCCTCATCGACGACGTGTCCATGAACGTCTCCCGCAAGTACGGCATGATCATGCCGGGCGAGGCCGAGACCTCCGCCGTCCGCGCGGTCTTCATCATCGACCCCGAGGCCAAGGTCCGCACCATCCTCTACTATCCGCTGTCGACCGGCCGTAACTTCGACGAGATCCTGCGCGTGGTCAAGGCCCTGCAGACCGCCGACGAGTTCAACGTCGCCACCCCCGCCGACTGGCGTCCGGGTGAGCGCGTCATCGTGCCGACCGCCGGCTCCTGCGGCGTCGCCGAGAACCGCATGACCGGTGGCGAGGAGGACGTCGAGTGCGTCGACTGGTTCTTCTGCACGAAGGCGATCGACGAGGAGACCGTCGAGAAGGCCATCCAGAAGTAACCCCCGCTTATCGACGCCCCGGTGCTCCCCGAGCAGCGGGGCGTTTTCGCACCCCACCAGAAAGGCCGCAGTGAGCGACACCCACTCCCTCCTCCGACACGTCCCGGTCCCCCTCTTCGCCGCCGTCATGGGCCTCGGCGGCCTGTCCCTCGCCTGGCGACGCGCCGCCCTCGTCTGGGACCTCCCCTCCTGGCCCTGGCACATCCTCTTCGGCGTGACGGTCGCCGTCTTCCTCCTCGTCGCCGGCGCCTACCTGGCCAAGCTCATCCGCCACCCCGACGCCGTCCGCGCGGACGTCACCCACCCGATCCGCATGGCCTTCGTGCCGACGATCACCATCTCCCTGCTGCTCCTCGCCACCGGCTTCAGCGACATCGCCCCCGCCCTCGCCCGGGGCCTGTGGTGGACCGGCGCGGTCGGCCACCTCGTGGCCACCCTCTACGTCATCAGCTCCTGGTTCGGCCGGAAGGACATCAACCGCGACACCATGACCCCGGCGTGGCTGATCCCCATCGTCGGCAACGTGGTCACGCCGCTGGCCGCCCCCACCGTGGGCAACCTGGAGCTGGCCTGGTTCTCCTTCGGCATCGGCGTCATCTTCTGGCTGGGGCTGTGGCCGATGCTGCTCAACCGCGTCCTCGTCCACGACAACCCGCTGCCGACGAAGCTGACCCCGACGATCGCCATCTTCCTGGCCCCGCCGTCGGTCATCGCCCTGTCCTGGCAGCAGCTCACGGGCCACCTCGCCGACCCCGTCGGCGTCATCCTGCACGCCGCCGCCGTGTTCTTCGCCCTCCTGCTGCTCAGCCAGGTCCCCCGCCTGGTGCGACTGCCCTTCTCCCTGCCGATCCTCGCCTACACCTTCCCCGTGGCCACCGTCGC of the Corynebacterium humireducens NBRC 106098 = DSM 45392 genome contains:
- the cydB gene encoding cytochrome d ubiquinol oxidase subunit II; amino-acid sequence: MDLQTLWFILIAVLFLGYFALEGFDFGVGMLLPFLGRGEDKEERARRRDAAVQSIGPVWDGNEVWLITAGGALFAAFPEWYATMFSGFYLPLLLILLALIIRGVSLEWRTKVDTPQWRRYSDIGIGIGSWVPAILWGVAFANLVRGVPVDAARQIPSGLDGLVQLLNPLGLLGGLAFVGVFALHAATFLGLKTAGPLRADAHRLGRLLTAPVILLVGGFALWLQLSHGRPETWIAVAVTLACLLLTVVLLLRGRDGLAFTATFVAVLGLGALIFGAMFPYLMPTTLADGVSLDIWNSSSSDYTLKIMSWAALFLVPVVLIAQGWTYWSFRQRIRA
- a CDS encoding ABC transporter permease: MSTLTGTGTLLRFMLRRDRLRLPLWVLGMGLMALYISTALGTVLDEESLPGMAQMAATPVMALIGGPGYGFDAITIPRFFAGLYGAYLMLGAALMSMTTLSRHTRVEEQSGRGELVLADVVGRHAQLTAALLLAVLMNVLVAVTMTGIILVAPLEPAPGVGSTALFTASIAAVGVAFAGVAATTAQLSPYSRTCTALAGVVLAVAFLVRGIGDMSRSQGGDLAWLSWLSPLGWAQQTAPYTLDRWWPLVFPLLFAAVGAGLGYLLRSRRDFGAGVLADRLGRERAPSWLGTPLALAYRLQRGALLGWSVAIFLTGLLLGAFTDSMADVADSLPPEMLAVMGGDGAADAFVNGYLGFMSVYFGVMFAVFAVLAVQSLRSQETEGHTEAVLATAVGRAQWVLSWVTVTALGAVWLAVLAGLGEGLGAVLVTGDGSLFAPTLLGHAVQFSTVWFFLGLAVALYGLAPRLIGLVWVLYVVGTVLIFFGPMLDLSQAWLNLSPFQHTGQHPATDVQWLGVTVLSLGGVALALLGAVAFRRRDLSA
- a CDS encoding ABC transporter ATP-binding protein/permease produces the protein MATGSARRAPVDPRLLRLAPPVRRLILRAGAAQALTTVLVLARGVLLGWGAAELIVERALPGWVLPALLAVVLAHGGVAWVAQRWSAEGVGATVDTLRSAALQALRHRDPRAVQEQSGHWRTVLTSGLDDFRPYLSEFLPALVAVVLATPAALAVVFWADPVSGFLALVTLPLIPVFMILIGTLTRAHTERRLRITAALGGQLADLLSGALTLRALGNTAGPAREVEAAGRRHANATMSVLKLAFLSSFALEFIATLSVALVAVGIGLRLLDGGLTLAAGLIALIIIPEVYNPVRQVGTSFHAAVDGLAAVEEVLELVDAPSPTPFLPERVPGVGLRIEDLSVRGRDGVTPHGLSFDAAPGEVTVLHGPNGSGKSTVFLAALGVLPAGLVEGRIEAPASELISFLPARPVLVPGTVATNLALLGAPPTDTGVDIGVPLDREIGAHGAGVSAGQGQRLAVSRTLARGSGEPHLLLLDEPTAHLNAELVIELGRLLRDRAAAGDTVVVASHDPRILDIADQVVTL
- a CDS encoding metal-sensitive transcriptional regulator; translation: MNDHDTCSCHEPHVHGYNENKSKYLARLKRIEGQTRGIHRMIDEDQYCIDILTQVSAVTSALENVALALLQDHIAHCVTGAAKADGEAAEAKIAEAMKAIQKMVKS
- a CDS encoding ABC transporter ATP-binding protein; this translates as MDTLAVEAVGLTKSFGSVRALDELDLSVRTGEVHGFLGPNGSGKSTAIRVLLGVLRHDSGRVRVLGADPWRDAVDLHHRLAYVPGDVELWPNLTGGEAIDLFGRLRGRVNQRRRDDLIDRFDLDPRRKGRTYSKGNRQKVALIAALSADVDLLLLDEPTSGLDPLMEAVFQELIREACARGTTVLLSSHILSQVEALADRISIIRKGRVVETGTLLDMRHLSRTVVTVLTDRPTEKLVRHEGIHNAHREGEQVRFDVDAAHLPAVMQELATLGVRALTATPPSLERLLLRHYGDTPDGVDQP
- a CDS encoding DUF2254 domain-containing protein, whose product is MTEQTVSEKSTGNATVRVRGAVPDVPRETWWQRLWTPFWMIPAVSVIAAVVLGVLLPSYEARDAGDPLRFAFEGGPDAAREVLGVIASATISVTGLVFSITLVVLQLVNSSFSPRMMDGFLRSRTVQGTLAIWLSTFVFALTVTRYVWNSREGDDGFVPRLSVTVAFVMVLTCLGFFLAFIRHILSSMKVANAVSAIGQETLALAKKMYLVQEGDASLEQGPTWSPRPGDARQPVATTETGSIVWFDYRRLLNWATENDAVITVDRRVGEHIVEGQCVMRVWWDGELTEEDRKHLNAAVGVRMERTLTQDVGFGLRQLVDIADRALSPGTNDPTTAVQSVQELHRVLRYLVTCIEPSPYIAEDGGDIVGRPVRIVHLPQEITTLIEESVTEVHLYAEGSAQVPQALRSMVEDLLDATVPRYRSTLERLRALLAEEAEESEEADS
- a CDS encoding cytochrome ubiquinol oxidase subunit I, whose product is MELDLVDVSRWQFGITTVYHFIFVPLTIGLAPLVAAMQTAWHVTGKDHWYRATRFFGVLFLINFAMGVVTGIVQEFQFGMNWSEYSRFVGDVFGAPLALEGLAAFFIESIFLGVWIFGWGRVPKILHLLSIWMVAVAVNVSAYFIIVANSFMQRPTGAAYNPETGRAELINIGELLTNPIALTAFPHAVTGAFLVSGTFIAGISAFWMVRSRLHAAELSASGEDDAATLWRPLLRMGLWVIIIAAIGLSITGDLQAKLMFEYQPMKMASAEALCHTEEDPWFSILAISTFNDCDSVIEIFSVPWVLPFLAAGSFTGVTLQGVTDLQAHYETIYGPGNYTPNLFVTYWSFRLMIGLMAVSLILVVVGFWLTRKGRVSTNKWFAWGALAAIPFPFLSNSFGWIFTEMGRQPWIVHPNVSFGPDAPNMENEIHMIVDFGVSNHSIATVWTSLISFTLLYGALAVVWFWLMRRHTLVGPLPVGASENIAADTYGPKEQELEPLSFSTRGANDTATATGTTEKEK